In the genome of bacterium, one region contains:
- a CDS encoding nuclear transport factor 2 family protein, whose protein sequence is MKRVIGFILFFGINLFAQDDPGNIVNEYFIARAATMQENSTEKDVDKVLSMYSDNFIYEHPKFNAKITGKDKTGMVKWLGATRNVRFEIRHLISGFNMAAVEVELTGEMKSDGKWTSLKRTQIMFFEFDGKLIKRIVEDWKK, encoded by the coding sequence ATGAAAAGAGTTATTGGTTTTATTCTGTTTTTCGGCATCAATTTATTTGCACAAGACGATCCCGGAAATATTGTCAATGAATATTTTATCGCACGCGCGGCTACAATGCAGGAAAATTCTACTGAAAAAGACGTCGATAAAGTTTTATCAATGTATTCCGATAATTTCATTTACGAACATCCGAAATTTAACGCCAAAATCACGGGTAAAGATAAAACCGGCATGGTAAAATGGCTCGGAGCTACACGCAATGTACGGTTTGAAATCCGTCACTTAATTAGCGGGTTCAATATGGCTGCCGTAGAAGTGGAATTAACCGGCGAGATGAAATCGGATGGAAAATGGACGTCTTTGAAGAGAACACAAATTATGTTTTTTGAATTTGATGGAAAGCTGATCAAGCGTATCGTAGAAGACTGGAAAAAATAA
- a CDS encoding phosphatase PAP2 family protein — protein MKLVLILAITLVFLSLSFILPFIHPGMNAGKDLTSIWHMAAYWLSESAGPVGMPIWVLPVIIFLMAKSTPVVKKRVLWTAVTITGLIVFLAGGAQFNEHVLKPYFKNPRPNMVELLNGEDYKITYSVFYDEPDKEKRRDYLRQLIGDDFQSRHGFDIHPLIAEHWIHETGFSFPSGHSFASMMFATFCLVWVIRRRLPFRPWLILIGWSVAVCYSRCILRVHWPMDIFFGAMQGMIGGGFLAYLLFSILKVNKENSAS, from the coding sequence ATGAAACTGGTTTTGATTCTTGCCATCACTTTAGTCTTTCTTAGTTTGTCATTCATCCTTCCCTTCATCCACCCGGGAATGAATGCCGGGAAAGATCTGACGAGTATCTGGCATATGGCCGCATACTGGCTCAGCGAAAGTGCCGGTCCCGTCGGCATGCCGATATGGGTTTTGCCGGTTATTATTTTCCTGATGGCAAAATCGACGCCGGTCGTCAAAAAACGTGTTCTCTGGACGGCCGTTACGATTACCGGGCTGATCGTTTTTCTTGCCGGCGGCGCGCAGTTTAACGAACATGTGCTCAAACCGTATTTTAAAAATCCAAGGCCGAATATGGTTGAATTACTAAACGGTGAAGATTACAAAATCACATATTCGGTTTTTTATGATGAACCGGATAAAGAAAAACGGCGCGATTATTTGAGGCAATTGATCGGCGATGATTTTCAATCGCGACATGGATTCGACATTCATCCGCTCATTGCCGAACACTGGATTCATGAAACCGGGTTTTCATTTCCGTCCGGCCACTCATTTGCGTCGATGATGTTTGCGACGTTTTGTTTGGTCTGGGTCATACGAAGACGGCTCCCGTTCAGACCCTGGCTGATTTTAATTGGCTGGTCGGTCGCCGTGTGTTATTCGCGTTGTATTCTGCGCGTGCATTGGCCGATGGATATTTTTTTTGGAGCGATGCAGGGCATGATCGGCGGCGGTTTTCTCGCTTACTTACTTTTTTCCATCCTCAAAGTTAATAAAGAAAATTCGGCGAGCTGA
- a CDS encoding DUF1579 domain-containing protein, whose translation MKIRMFFYGILLMTFFASVSAQDKAAMDEMMKKWMEMASPGEAHKKLADFVGTWETTSTMWMEGPDKNPTVTKGTCETKWVLDGRFIIDDFKGEMMGKPFLGIGLTGYDNLKKKYVGFWADNSSTAMYMMEGSFDQSGKVLTLWGKADDLMTGERDKVVMYVLKLDSKDKHTFEFYDTALPAGKSKVGEIVYVRKK comes from the coding sequence ATGAAAATCCGTATGTTTTTTTATGGAATTTTGTTGATGACATTTTTTGCAAGTGTAAGTGCTCAGGACAAAGCGGCTATGGATGAAATGATGAAAAAATGGATGGAAATGGCCTCGCCCGGTGAAGCGCACAAAAAACTTGCCGATTTTGTCGGTACGTGGGAAACAACCAGTACGATGTGGATGGAAGGACCGGATAAAAATCCGACCGTCACCAAAGGTACCTGCGAAACGAAATGGGTGCTCGACGGACGTTTTATCATCGACGATTTCAAAGGTGAAATGATGGGTAAACCTTTTCTCGGGATCGGGCTGACGGGTTACGATAATCTCAAGAAAAAATACGTCGGATTTTGGGCGGATAATTCATCGACGGCGATGTACATGATGGAGGGCAGTTTTGATCAATCTGGCAAAGTTCTGACGTTGTGGGGTAAAGCCGATGATCTCATGACCGGTGAGCGAGATAAAGTTGTCATGTATGTTTTGAAACTCGACAGCAAAGACAAACATACTTTTGAGTTCTATGATACCGCATTACCGGCCGGAAAGTCAAAAGTCGGTGAAATTGTTTACGTTAGAAAAAAATAA
- the hxpB gene encoding hexitol phosphatase HxpB: MIDAVIFDMDGVLIDSEPFWRIALQETFARVGINMTESLAAQTMGIRIDEVVKYWHKRFPWNGLSVSEVESQIVDRVQELVVQKGEMLAGVRQTLDFFHKKNLPLALASSSPQRLIQTVVGHLHIVSDFKIIHSGELEPYGKPHPAIFLTAAKLLNCDPTHCLVIEDSFNGLIAAKAARMKTICIPEHASFSQTRFDIADIKLKSLNELSEKIFASLNQH, from the coding sequence ATGATTGACGCAGTCATTTTCGATATGGACGGAGTCCTGATCGATTCCGAGCCGTTTTGGCGCATCGCGTTGCAGGAAACGTTTGCGCGCGTGGGGATTAATATGACGGAGTCACTGGCCGCGCAAACAATGGGCATTCGCATCGACGAAGTGGTTAAATATTGGCACAAACGTTTTCCGTGGAACGGTCTTTCCGTGTCTGAAGTGGAATCGCAAATTGTCGATCGCGTGCAGGAATTGGTCGTACAAAAGGGCGAGATGTTAGCGGGCGTCCGGCAAACGCTCGACTTTTTTCATAAAAAAAATCTTCCCCTCGCGCTCGCGTCATCGTCACCGCAACGATTGATTCAAACAGTCGTTGGTCATCTTCATATTGTATCGGATTTTAAAATTATCCATAGCGGCGAACTTGAACCGTATGGGAAACCTCATCCGGCAATTTTTCTGACGGCGGCGAAGTTATTGAATTGCGATCCAACGCATTGCCTCGTGATCGAAGATTCTTTCAACGGTTTGATTGCCGCCAAAGCGGCGCGCATGAAAACGATCTGCATTCCCGAACATGCTTCTTTCAGCCAAACACGTTTTGATATTGCGGATATCAAATTGAAATCGTTAAATGAATTGTCTGAAAAAATTTTTGCTTCTTTAAATCAACATTAA
- a CDS encoding Na+/H+ antiporter: protein MESVFIALGALIAITIFGILAQRAPSFPFPIILVLGGLLVSLIPDAPQIRLDPAVFFILFLPPLLFADGWLMNLRDFKAARRPILLLSIGLVIFTTLAVGWIMHMLFSDLPMSVCFALGAVISPTDAVAVSAITERLKVPHRIVTILNGESLVNDASGLVAFKFAVAATLTGTFHLMDVGFSFLWLSAGGICIGLIVAFFIHKLRSKILTDPNSLHHITISLLTPFAAYIPADALGVSGVLSAVAAGLYGGWADPLSMSPQTRMRAWYVWEMFLFWFNGLVFFLLGMQLRAVLGNLRDTMSWSELIGYAALVGVVTIVARMVWVFPGAYLPRWISRKIRETEPPLPWQNVFIVSWAGMRGAVTLAAALSIPVLLPDGSAFPGRELVIFLAFGVILITLLFNGLSLPWLIRKLCIRDDGMLDVEEKNARILGARAALLSIEDAVAKMEVNDFYIRSILDEYRDRIHSLEGDEVLRQTAGARMERYRHLRKAAIRAERETAVQLYRDSIINDDVLRRIQNDIDFEEARLGK from the coding sequence ATGGAATCCGTATTCATTGCTCTTGGCGCGCTGATCGCCATTACGATTTTCGGGATACTCGCGCAGCGTGCGCCGTCTTTTCCTTTTCCGATCATATTGGTTCTCGGCGGGCTTTTGGTAAGTTTGATTCCCGATGCGCCGCAGATCCGGCTCGATCCGGCGGTATTTTTTATTTTGTTTTTGCCGCCGCTGCTGTTTGCCGATGGCTGGCTGATGAATCTGCGCGATTTTAAAGCCGCGCGCCGCCCGATTTTGTTATTGTCCATTGGTTTGGTCATTTTCACGACGCTGGCGGTTGGCTGGATCATGCACATGCTGTTTTCCGATTTGCCGATGTCGGTGTGTTTTGCGCTGGGCGCGGTCATCTCGCCGACCGATGCCGTCGCCGTCTCCGCGATCACGGAGCGGCTGAAAGTTCCGCATCGCATCGTCACGATCCTGAACGGCGAAAGTTTGGTCAATGATGCCAGCGGGCTTGTCGCGTTCAAGTTTGCCGTGGCGGCAACGCTGACGGGCACGTTCCATCTGATGGACGTCGGATTTTCATTTTTGTGGTTGTCGGCAGGTGGCATTTGCATTGGCCTGATCGTTGCGTTTTTCATTCATAAACTCCGGTCGAAAATTCTGACCGATCCGAATTCATTGCATCATATTACGATTTCACTTTTGACACCGTTCGCGGCGTATATTCCTGCGGATGCGCTTGGCGTGTCGGGCGTTTTGTCAGCGGTCGCAGCGGGTTTGTACGGCGGCTGGGCCGATCCGCTTTCAATGTCTCCGCAGACACGTATGCGTGCGTGGTATGTATGGGAAATGTTCTTGTTCTGGTTCAACGGACTCGTGTTTTTCCTGCTTGGCATGCAGTTACGCGCAGTTTTGGGCAATTTGCGTGACACGATGAGTTGGTCAGAGTTAATCGGTTATGCAGCATTAGTAGGCGTTGTCACCATCGTCGCGCGGATGGTGTGGGTTTTTCCGGGCGCGTATCTTCCGCGTTGGATTTCACGAAAAATCCGTGAGACGGAACCGCCGCTGCCGTGGCAAAACGTGTTTATCGTGTCGTGGGCTGGTATGCGAGGCGCCGTAACGCTCGCGGCCGCATTGTCGATACCGGTGTTATTGCCGGACGGTTCGGCTTTTCCCGGGCGTGAATTAGTCATTTTTCTGGCGTTCGGCGTGATTTTGATTACGCTGCTGTTCAATGGCCTCAGTTTGCCGTGGTTAATCCGTAAACTATGCATTCGTGACGACGGAATGCTGGACGTCGAAGAAAAAAATGCGCGGATTTTGGGTGCACGCGCGGCGCTGCTCAGCATCGAAGACGCCGTCGCTAAAATGGAAGTCAACGATTTTTACATCCGGTCCATTTTGGATGAATACCGCGACCGGATTCACTCGCTCGAGGGCGATGAAGTGCTGCGCCAAACGGCCGGCGCACGAATGGAGCGTTATCGCCATCTGCGGAAAGCCGCGATCCGGGCGGAACGTGAGACCGCAGTGCAATTGTACCGCGACAGCATTATCAATGACGACGTCCTGCGCCGGATCCAAAACGATATTGATTTTGAAGAAGCACGGTTGGGTAAATAA
- a CDS encoding amino acid permease has translation MMSNLFRRKTIDSILADTKEGYAEDGTTLNRTLTVRDLTAFGIAAVVGAGIFSTIGNASASGGPAVSLLFVFTAVACGFSALCYAEFASMIPVSGSAYTYAYASFGEFIAWIIGWDLLMEYAIGNIAVAISWSDYFTGFLSGIGFVIPEYFTMDFLTAWRGYDQVTKLLAEGQTLDTISAGLVDAYNAWLNAPTIGSLRIVADIPALLITLLISYLIYIGIKESRTASNIMVGIKLAIIFLVIAIGFFYVNPDNWSPFAPHGVAGVLKGVSAVFFAYIGFDAISTTAEECKDPQRDLPRGMIYSLVICTVLYIVISLTLTGMVNYSELAVGDPMAFVFKKVGLNWISGIVAISAVIATASVFLVFQIGQARIWMSMSRDGLLPKKFAAIHSKYKTPSFSTVIAGFVVAVPALFMNLTEVTDLTSIGTLFAFVLVCGGTLMLQNSSNVKNAKFRVPYINGQFIIPALFLGTIAVIYFYYPDSWNSFFSMQDPNGTEHGWDVFKHKIPMILFISVSTIVTVLSFLKKFSLIPVLGLTSCFYLMSELGITNWSRFFIWLVIGLIVYFLFSYRHSKLHQK, from the coding sequence ATGATGAGCAATCTTTTCCGCCGCAAAACGATCGACAGCATTCTGGCCGATACGAAAGAAGGTTATGCCGAAGACGGAACTACACTCAATCGCACACTGACGGTTCGCGATCTAACGGCGTTCGGAATTGCCGCCGTCGTCGGAGCCGGAATTTTCAGTACGATCGGCAATGCCAGCGCGAGTGGCGGTCCGGCAGTTTCGTTGTTATTTGTTTTCACAGCCGTTGCGTGCGGATTTTCAGCCTTGTGTTATGCGGAATTTGCGTCGATGATCCCTGTTTCGGGCAGCGCCTATACTTATGCGTACGCGTCGTTCGGAGAATTTATTGCGTGGATTATCGGTTGGGATTTATTAATGGAATACGCGATCGGTAATATCGCTGTTGCTATTTCATGGTCGGATTATTTTACCGGATTCCTAAGCGGAATCGGATTTGTGATTCCCGAATATTTTACGATGGATTTTTTAACGGCGTGGCGAGGATACGATCAGGTGACTAAATTGCTGGCTGAAGGCCAGACGCTCGATACGATTTCAGCCGGGTTGGTTGATGCGTACAATGCATGGTTGAATGCACCGACCATCGGATCGCTACGGATTGTTGCGGATATTCCGGCGCTTTTGATCACGCTGCTTATATCATACCTGATTTATATCGGCATCAAAGAATCGCGTACCGCCAGCAATATCATGGTGGGAATCAAACTCGCGATTATTTTTCTCGTCATTGCCATCGGTTTTTTTTACGTCAATCCCGACAACTGGAGTCCATTCGCGCCTCACGGTGTCGCCGGTGTTTTGAAAGGCGTTTCGGCTGTGTTTTTTGCCTACATCGGATTTGATGCGATTTCCACAACGGCTGAGGAGTGTAAAGATCCGCAACGGGATTTACCCCGTGGAATGATTTATTCACTGGTAATTTGTACCGTTCTATACATCGTCATTTCATTAACGCTGACGGGAATGGTTAATTATTCCGAATTGGCCGTGGGCGATCCGATGGCGTTTGTCTTCAAAAAAGTGGGTCTCAACTGGATCAGTGGTATCGTTGCCATCAGTGCGGTTATTGCAACGGCAAGCGTTTTCCTGGTCTTCCAGATCGGCCAGGCGCGCATATGGATGAGCATGAGCCGCGACGGGCTTTTGCCGAAAAAATTTGCAGCCATTCATTCTAAATATAAAACACCGTCGTTCTCGACAGTCATTGCCGGTTTCGTAGTCGCGGTTCCGGCACTGTTTATGAACCTAACGGAAGTCACTGATCTGACGAGTATTGGAACGCTGTTCGCCTTTGTTCTCGTGTGTGGCGGAACGTTGATGCTGCAGAATTCATCGAATGTGAAAAACGCTAAATTCCGGGTTCCGTATATCAATGGACAATTCATTATTCCTGCCCTATTTTTGGGTACGATTGCGGTGATTTATTTTTATTATCCTGATTCATGGAACAGTTTTTTCAGCATGCAGGATCCCAATGGTACCGAACACGGCTGGGATGTATTTAAACACAAAATTCCCATGATACTTTTTATTTCTGTTTCAACGATCGTTACGGTTTTGTCATTCTTGAAAAAGTTTTCATTGATTCCGGTTCTTGGATTGACCAGTTGTTTTTATTTAATGTCGGAATTGGGCATTACAAACTGGAGCCGGTTCTTTATCTGGCTGGTAATCGGATTGATCGTGTATTTTCTTTTTAGTTATCGTCACAGTAAATTGCATCAAAAATAA
- a CDS encoding DUF1508 domain-containing protein yields MAYMVYKDAAGYWRWRLLASNYKIIATSGEGYSYKSDCVHAIELVKGSSAAPVYEQ; encoded by the coding sequence ATGGCCTACATGGTTTACAAAGATGCTGCCGGTTACTGGCGTTGGAGGCTTCTTGCTTCTAATTACAAGATAATTGCAACATCCGGTGAGGGCTACTCTTACAAGAGCGATTGCGTGCACGCGATTGAACTTGTCAAGGGCTCCTCTGCTGCGCCTGTTTACGAACAGTAA
- a CDS encoding VOC family protein — translation MNARYGHTNLIAEDWRSLSKFYQTVFGCVPVPPERDFQGEKLEAGTGIQGAHLRGEHLRLPGHGDEGPTLEIFNYNILEDRGKNVVNRPGFGHIAFSVDDVPSAQKIILENGGKAIGEIVTLITSVGTKVTWCYVTDPEGNIIELQSWSK, via the coding sequence ATTAATGCGCGCTATGGTCACACGAATCTTATTGCAGAAGACTGGCGAAGTCTTTCAAAATTCTATCAGACCGTTTTTGGCTGTGTTCCGGTACCACCGGAACGTGATTTTCAAGGTGAAAAGCTCGAAGCCGGAACAGGAATTCAGGGTGCACATCTTCGAGGAGAACACCTGCGTTTGCCGGGACACGGTGATGAAGGACCTACTTTGGAAATCTTTAATTATAATATCCTTGAAGACCGCGGCAAAAATGTAGTCAATCGGCCGGGTTTTGGACACATAGCTTTCTCGGTCGATGATGTTCCATCTGCTCAAAAAATAATTTTGGAAAATGGCGGAAAAGCCATCGGTGAAATTGTGACACTGATAACTTCAGTCGGAACTAAAGTCACTTGGTGTTATGTTACCGATCCGGAAGGAAACATTATCGAATTGCAATCCTGGTCAAAATAA
- a CDS encoding DUF2569 domain-containing protein, which produces MDQENKYDHISGWLWILAILLIINPLRVLYVMATVSIPAQAGMAGSSIGPFGMIVNIVFLLLSVLAVYFFFKMKKITPALLITLFLFNMVFVAVNGTMTEWLPANMMHGADLFRVREFVIGGIALIVVSGYLLMSKRVKATFVH; this is translated from the coding sequence ATGGATCAAGAAAATAAATACGATCATATCAGTGGATGGCTCTGGATTCTGGCCATTTTGCTGATCATTAATCCGTTGCGTGTTTTGTATGTCATGGCGACTGTGTCGATTCCGGCGCAAGCTGGAATGGCGGGCTCGTCAATCGGGCCTTTCGGCATGATCGTCAATATCGTGTTTTTGCTGCTGTCGGTCTTGGCGGTGTATTTCTTTTTTAAAATGAAGAAGATCACGCCCGCGCTACTCATTACGCTGTTTCTTTTTAATATGGTTTTTGTGGCCGTGAATGGTACGATGACGGAATGGCTGCCGGCGAACATGATGCACGGCGCAGATTTATTCCGTGTGCGTGAATTTGTTATCGGCGGGATCGCATTGATCGTCGTGAGCGGCTATTTGCTGATGTCAAAACGCGTGAAAGCGACGTTTGTCCATTAG
- a CDS encoding TlpA family protein disulfide reductase, whose protein sequence is MLKLVFWLMVSVSVYGQEIISFNDLQKRTHQNNDTTYVINFWATWCSPCIEELPYFEVLRDNYRSDKLRVILVSLDFKSQLQKKVIPFLQKNNIRSTVWLLDEPDANAYIDKVSKEWSGAIPATLILNGKKNIKQFYEKQFTENELQSIIKPLMKGD, encoded by the coding sequence ATGCTCAAACTGGTATTTTGGCTAATGGTATCCGTATCGGTTTATGGTCAGGAAATTATTTCATTTAACGATCTTCAAAAACGAACGCACCAAAATAATGATACAACCTATGTAATAAATTTTTGGGCAACGTGGTGCAGCCCGTGTATTGAAGAGCTGCCGTACTTTGAAGTTTTGCGCGATAACTATCGCTCAGATAAATTGCGTGTGATTTTGGTTAGTCTTGATTTCAAATCGCAGTTGCAAAAAAAAGTCATTCCGTTTTTGCAGAAAAATAACATTCGTTCTACCGTGTGGTTATTAGACGAGCCCGATGCAAACGCCTATATCGACAAAGTCAGTAAAGAATGGTCGGGAGCGATTCCGGCAACTTTGATACTCAATGGAAAAAAGAATATCAAGCAATTTTATGAAAAACAATTCACAGAGAATGAATTACAATCCATTATAAAACCTCTCATGAAAGGAGATTGA
- a CDS encoding Na/Pi symporter, producing the protein MKIWISWLLFCAVSAAGWSQSHILKNVSYQPGQKLFVGLEGNDLGAPLRIQVTDTSGKPVAGIAVTFEVVGKPGKSHGEKLHKEIVETNAEGIAENGFVLGDQAGDYLIIAHSVGMTGETPVILVRAQRTLWWMFLVIGLFGGLGIFLYGMGLGSGGLQKIAGERLRTILAVLTSNRFLGLLVGIVITAIVQSSSATSVMVVGLVSSSLMTLTQAIGVLMGAHIGTTITVQLIAFNVSDYSLLLVAAGFLITLITKRKFYIYLGEIILGFGFIFFGMAVMSQAIGPLKSMPTFIAWLLKFGESPLLGILASTIFTGIIQSSGATIGLCVVMAGEGLLSFESAMPLVFGANIGTCVTALLSAIGATTEGKRTALAHTLFSVIGVILFTPFLIPFENVIRTITHAMGTDAVPRLIANGHMFFNIFNAALLIAFVPVTAKLITKLIPEKAESTEFKPKYLNNAYLETPEIALQQAQLEEDRLMDVVRQMYATVPSLFKHDNEAEIATMQEHMKNVNMLEGEIRRYLTRLSQKSISLTQSRRLMRLLLTIDDIRHISNRLGDYVPEIATKLSDNKWTLPEADRKDFETFMKAVGDRMENTFKALQKENKEAAEELINTKRTMSEMEVRLRESHLQRVQKDFATYMNTSPVMLDLLTALKRVETFCVKIAHEVIDQFKF; encoded by the coding sequence ATGAAGATCTGGATCAGTTGGTTGCTTTTTTGTGCAGTTTCTGCCGCAGGGTGGTCCCAGTCACATATTTTAAAAAATGTCTCGTATCAGCCCGGTCAGAAATTATTTGTCGGTTTGGAAGGTAACGATCTCGGTGCGCCGTTAAGGATTCAAGTTACCGATACGTCCGGAAAACCGGTGGCCGGCATTGCTGTGACGTTTGAAGTCGTTGGGAAGCCGGGCAAATCGCACGGTGAAAAATTGCATAAAGAAATCGTTGAAACAAACGCCGAAGGCATTGCCGAAAACGGATTTGTTCTCGGCGATCAGGCCGGCGATTATCTGATCATTGCACACTCGGTAGGAATGACCGGCGAAACGCCCGTGATCCTTGTTCGCGCGCAAAGGACGCTCTGGTGGATGTTTTTGGTGATAGGACTTTTTGGAGGATTGGGAATTTTTCTGTACGGAATGGGACTTGGTTCCGGCGGTCTTCAGAAAATTGCCGGGGAACGTTTACGAACCATTCTTGCCGTTTTAACAAGCAACCGGTTTTTAGGATTGCTGGTTGGCATTGTCATCACGGCGATCGTACAAAGCAGTTCGGCCACATCCGTGATGGTGGTCGGCTTGGTGAGTTCATCGTTGATGACGCTTACGCAAGCGATCGGAGTTTTGATGGGCGCGCACATCGGCACGACGATCACGGTGCAATTGATCGCATTTAATGTATCGGATTATTCATTGCTCCTCGTCGCTGCAGGGTTTTTGATTACACTGATCACCAAAAGAAAATTTTACATTTATCTCGGCGAAATTATTCTGGGGTTCGGTTTTATTTTCTTCGGCATGGCAGTCATGTCACAAGCGATCGGGCCGCTGAAGTCAATGCCGACGTTTATCGCATGGCTGTTGAAATTCGGGGAAAGCCCGTTGCTTGGAATTTTAGCATCGACTATTTTTACCGGCATCATTCAAAGCAGCGGTGCGACGATCGGTCTGTGCGTCGTGATGGCGGGAGAAGGGTTGCTGTCATTTGAATCAGCGATGCCTTTGGTATTTGGAGCGAATATCGGAACATGTGTGACGGCGCTATTATCAGCTATCGGTGCAACGACTGAAGGTAAAAGAACCGCTTTAGCCCACACATTATTCAGCGTAATCGGTGTAATTTTATTCACGCCTTTTTTGATTCCGTTTGAAAATGTTATCCGAACGATCACGCACGCGATGGGAACGGACGCCGTTCCGCGCTTGATCGCCAACGGACACATGTTCTTTAATATTTTTAACGCGGCATTATTGATCGCGTTTGTTCCTGTAACGGCGAAATTAATTACCAAGTTGATCCCAGAAAAAGCTGAATCAACGGAATTTAAACCGAAATATCTGAACAATGCTTATCTTGAAACGCCGGAAATCGCACTGCAACAGGCACAATTGGAAGAAGACCGCTTGATGGATGTTGTGCGGCAAATGTATGCGACCGTTCCGTCGCTTTTCAAACACGATAATGAAGCTGAAATTGCCACAATGCAGGAGCACATGAAAAATGTCAATATGCTGGAAGGCGAAATCAGGCGTTACCTGACGCGCCTTTCGCAAAAGAGTATCAGTTTGACACAATCACGGCGGTTAATGCGGTTGCTGTTGACGATCGACGACATCCGGCATATCAGTAACCGGTTGGGAGATTATGTGCCTGAAATCGCAACAAAGCTTTCGGATAACAAGTGGACATTACCGGAAGCCGACCGGAAAGATTTTGAAACGTTCATGAAAGCGGTCGGTGATAGAATGGAGAATACGTTCAAGGCTTTACAGAAAGAAAACAAAGAAGCGGCGGAAGAGTTGATCAATACGAAACGAACCATGTCGGAGATGGAAGTTCGTCTGCGTGAGTCTCATTTGCAACGGGTTCAGAAAGATTTTGCTACGTACATGAATACAAGTCCGGTAATGCTTGATCTGCTCACGGCTTTGAAACGCGTGGAGACTTTCTGTGTGAAAATTGCACACGAGGTAATTGATCAGTTTAAATTCTAA
- a CDS encoding deoxyhypusine synthase family protein: protein MAKGPISQFIIHHYRHFNAAALVDAVKAYEAHLSKGGKFMVTLAGAMSTGELGLSLAEMIRQDKVHAITCTGANLEEDIFNLVAHDHYVRIPHYRDLTPADEQKLLDKHLNRVTDTCIPEEEAIRRIEKAVLDEWTAADKGGKSFFPHEFMYKILLSGKLKQYYQIDPKNSWMIAAAEKNLPIIVPGWEDSTLGNIFAGHCIEGDIKNVHTVRTGIECMMMLAEWYTEYATKYGVGFFQIGGGIAGDFPICVVPMLHQDLHRTNVPLWSYFCQISDSTTSYGSYSGAVPNEKITWGKLAEDTPKFIIESDATIVAPLMFAYILGW, encoded by the coding sequence ATGGCCAAAGGACCTATTTCGCAATTTATTATTCATCACTATCGTCATTTTAATGCGGCGGCTTTGGTGGATGCCGTTAAAGCGTATGAAGCGCATTTGAGTAAGGGCGGAAAATTCATGGTGACACTAGCCGGTGCTATGAGCACCGGGGAACTTGGACTTTCACTCGCTGAAATGATTCGGCAGGATAAAGTTCACGCGATCACTTGCACCGGCGCCAATCTTGAAGAAGATATTTTTAACCTGGTCGCACACGATCACTATGTTCGCATTCCGCATTATCGCGATCTCACGCCGGCGGACGAACAAAAATTGCTGGATAAACACCTGAATCGCGTCACCGACACGTGTATTCCGGAAGAAGAAGCCATCCGCAGGATCGAAAAAGCCGTGCTCGATGAATGGACGGCTGCTGATAAAGGCGGCAAATCTTTTTTCCCGCATGAATTCATGTACAAAATTTTGCTGAGCGGCAAATTAAAACAATATTATCAAATCGATCCGAAAAACAGCTGGATGATTGCCGCGGCGGAAAAAAATTTACCGATTATCGTCCCGGGCTGGGAAGATTCAACTCTGGGAAATATCTTTGCCGGACATTGTATCGAAGGTGACATCAAAAATGTCCACACTGTGCGCACCGGCATCGAATGCATGATGATGCTTGCCGAGTGGTATACCGAATACGCAACGAAGTACGGCGTGGGATTTTTTCAGATTGGCGGCGGCATTGCCGGCGATTTCCCAATCTGCGTCGTGCCTATGCTGCACCAGGATCTTCACCGGACCAATGTTCCGCTGTGGTCGTATTTCTGCCAGATCAGCGATTCGACGACAAGTTATGGCTCATATTCTGGCGCAGTGCCAAACGAAAAAATCACCTGGGGAAAATTAGCCGAAGATACGCCGAAGTTTATCATCGAATCGGACGCTACGATAGTTGCGCCTCTGATGTTTGCATACATTTTGGGTTGGTAG